In Emys orbicularis isolate rEmyOrb1 chromosome 12, rEmyOrb1.hap1, whole genome shotgun sequence, one genomic interval encodes:
- the LOC135885989 gene encoding olfactory receptor 5AP2-like, with protein sequence MANPEKGNQTSNTEFILLGFGDLPKLQLLFLLFLVIYIATVAGNVLIMVLVVTDQHLHTPMYFFLGNLSCLETCYSSTILPRVLFGLLTRNRTISFNGCVTQYYFFASMLATECLLLSVMSYDRYLAICNPLHYAARMSDRSCLQLAGSSWIGGFLLSSITTLFISQLTFCGPNGIDHFFCDFIPLVKLSCNDPHLMETLAFTVSLLFSLAPFLLTLMSYICIITTILRIPSTTGRQKAFSTCSSHLIVVSIYYGTLLIVYMFPTTDILSDFKKVLSVVYTVLTPLVNPLIYSLRNKEVQEALRKACRKFMFGPC encoded by the coding sequence ATGGCAAATCCAGAAAAGGGAAATCAAACGTCTAacacagaattcatcctcctgggattcgggGATCTCCCTAAACTGCAGCTCCTCTTCCTGctgttcctagtgatctacattgcGACCGTGGCTGGGAATGTCCTCATCATGGTGCTAGTTGtgactgatcagcaccttcacacccccatgtacttctttctgggaaacttgtcctgcttggagacctgctacagctccaccatcctgcccagggttCTGTTTGGTCTCCTGACTAGGAACAGGACTATTTCATTCAATGGGTGTGTTACACAATATTATTTCTTTGCTTCTATGCTTGCTACAGAATGCCTTCTCCTGTCggtgatgtcttatgatcggtatttagcaataTGCAATCCACTACACTATGCAGCCCGTATGAGTGACAGGTCTTGCCTACAGCTTGCAGGTAGCTCTTGGATAGGTGGCTTCCTTCTTAGTAGCATAACAACATTGTTCATATCACAGTTAACGTTCTGTGGCCCCAATGGTATTGACCATTTTTTTTGTGATTTCATCCCCCTTGTAAAACTCTCCTGCAATGACCCTCACCTCATGGAAACGTTGGCTTTCACAGTGAGCTTGCTTTTCTCACTGGCCCCATTCCTGCTTACCTTGATGTCCTACATCTGCATTAtcaccaccatcctgagaatcccatccaccaccgggaggcaaaaggccttttccacctgctcctcccatctCATTGTGGTGAGCATTTATTATGGAACTCTGCTGATTGTCTATATGTTCCCAACCACCGACATCCTGAGTGACTTCAAGAAAGTTCTCTCTGTCGTCTACACAGTCCTTACTCCCCTGGTCAATCCCCTCAtttacagcctgagaaacaaagaggtccAGGAGGCCCTGAGGAAAGCTTGCAGGAAATTCATGTTTGGACCATGCTAA